The Ruania halotolerans genome contains the following window.
TCCCGGCATCGCGATCGGCCTGGTCTGGCGGCTCATCCTGGCGCCGAGCGGGGGCCTGGTCAACGGTGTGCTCACCGGCCTGGGTCTGGACCAATTCGAATCCTTCGCCTGGTTGGGCAATGTCACCACGGCGATGCCAGCCTCGATCTTCGTGATCGTCTGGGGCTTCGTCGGCTTCTACATGCTGCTCTTCATCGCCGCGATCAAGGGGATCCCCGCTGAGACATTCGAGGCCGCGCGGATCGACGGGGCCGGTCGCGCCCGGATGTCCTGGTCCATCACGCTTCCGCTGATCCGGGACAACGTGCAAACGGCGTACATCTATATCGGCATTCTGGCGCTCGACGCCTACGTCTACATGCAGGCACTGAACCCGCAAGGTGGTCCGAACAGCTCCACCCTGGTGATGTCCCAGCAGTTGTTCCGCACGGCCTTCACCGAGGGCAAGTTCGGGTACGCCAGTGCGATGGGCGTGGTGATCGCCCTGGTCACGCTCGCATTCGCCGCCATTGTGTTCACCGTGAACCGCCTCACCGGCGGCAAGGACCGGGGAGGAGACTCGTGAGTACTGCCACTACACGTCCCGAGGTACAGATCCATAAGCCTCGTCCCGCCAAGGGCGACCGTTGGGTCGGCGGCGTCTCGCACACCGCACTGATCGTCTGGTGCGTGCTCGTGATCGCGCCGATGCTCTGGACCTTGCTGAGTTCGTTCAAGACCTCCAGTGAGATCTTCGCCTCGCCGTTTGGCCTGCCAGCCGAGTGGGGATTCACGAACTACGTGAACGCGTGGGTGGACTCCGGCCTCGGTGACGCCTTCATCAACACCATCATCGTGGTCGGCACCGCGCTGGTACTGGTGATGATGCTGGGTTCGATGTGTGCCTACGTACTCGGCCGCTTCGAGTTCCCCGGCCGGCGAGCGATCTACTACCTGATGCTCGCGGGCCTGACCTTCCCGGTCTTCCTGGCGATCGTGCCGTTGTTCTTCGTCCTGCAGAACCTCGGGTTGCTGGGCACCCTGCCGGGCCTGATCATCACGTATGTCTCGTTCGCTCTGCCGTTCACGGTGTTCTTCCTCTACTCCTTCTTCCGCGGGCTCCCCGGGGAGATCGCGGAGGCGGCCGCGATTGACGGGGCGGGGGAGTGGCGCACGTTCTTCTCCGTCATGCTCCCGATGGCCCGGCCCGGCATGGCGTCGGTGGCGATCTTCAACTTCCTCGGCCTGTGGAACCAGTTCCTGCTCCCGGTCGCGTTGAACACCGACCGGGACAACTGGGTGCTTGCCCAGGTGCTGGCGAGCTTCATCTCCTCGGCAGGGTACGCGGTCGACTTCGGCGCGATGTTCGCCGCGGCAGTGGTGACGATCGTCCCGGTGCTCGTGGCCTACATCCTCTTCCAGCGTCAACTGCAGGGATCGGTCAGCGCGGGCACGATGAAGTAGGTAGCCACGAAGTCACCTCGTTCAGGAGACAAAGCCGTTCCCACACG
Protein-coding sequences here:
- a CDS encoding carbohydrate ABC transporter permease, encoding MSTATTRPEVQIHKPRPAKGDRWVGGVSHTALIVWCVLVIAPMLWTLLSSFKTSSEIFASPFGLPAEWGFTNYVNAWVDSGLGDAFINTIIVVGTALVLVMMLGSMCAYVLGRFEFPGRRAIYYLMLAGLTFPVFLAIVPLFFVLQNLGLLGTLPGLIITYVSFALPFTVFFLYSFFRGLPGEIAEAAAIDGAGEWRTFFSVMLPMARPGMASVAIFNFLGLWNQFLLPVALNTDRDNWVLAQVLASFISSAGYAVDFGAMFAAAVVTIVPVLVAYILFQRQLQGSVSAGTMK
- a CDS encoding carbohydrate ABC transporter permease; protein product: MAGPGNGPRRGRRTKWTFDRISFFVVFLFLPLALFLVFVISPFIQAGYYSLTNWTGFSPEQEFIGFANFVNLAQDPRFVNAVGNSAVLGIVVPFVTLSIALIFAILITIGGSGRGQIRGVKNAGFYRVVSLFPYVIPGIAIGLVWRLILAPSGGLVNGVLTGLGLDQFESFAWLGNVTTAMPASIFVIVWGFVGFYMLLFIAAIKGIPAETFEAARIDGAGRARMSWSITLPLIRDNVQTAYIYIGILALDAYVYMQALNPQGGPNSSTLVMSQQLFRTAFTEGKFGYASAMGVVIALVTLAFAAIVFTVNRLTGGKDRGGDS